In the genome of Dermacentor silvarum isolate Dsil-2018 chromosome 1, BIME_Dsil_1.4, whole genome shotgun sequence, one region contains:
- the LOC119437561 gene encoding uncharacterized protein LOC119437561 isoform X2 has translation MSTCSGSYGSYCCVPWCQNNGRTRKKLGTCFFRIPQDGRSTAWMTYSQRVDLMEKPASVLYKSYRMCSEHFTAQDFMDPGHTRLTKTAVPTVYSGAVNVPSVGAFVASFQNPVPEDHLDEAVSITSIYQDPGVQGYGYPANEEQAGEDVLQEACKKGSLMTTSGVAEGDVSKVSPSASSFIDSAASSVGGFPVACSSTARGSPSKKFRTTIQRLQSKVASCRRTITRLQKKQSKLPPSISKALNIIRPCVTEEVFKLLCTHVRLHQRGKGKRFPVWLKKFALHLNFRGPRAYRFLAPIFCLPTQRSLRRWLSNVRMSAGVIPGVIESISASTHAWNVRDRVCTLMFDEIALKKNLSYDAGQDIVHGFVDDGIERSSNMADRAMVVLLAGISKRWVQPVAFTIGHIWTSASIMDKLLFSIIEQLKAVRITVKAVICDQGTSNVSLAQQLGITIEKPFFEVLGERVYFIFDVPHLIKTTRNNIQAHELLIGNEVVNWSHVEHLYKSTHELRLRLAPKLTERHIYQKPFSNMKVSRAVQVLSSSVSIAIMTLVYVNELPSSAIATANFCERMDKLFDALNSSSPKKYSQKLRYAIKKGQNELVKFLREQLLWIASWKFSAKRQPHTIIGWQITIQAVVQLWEDLSENYNFIYLLTRRLQQDPLENMFGHIRQKQGCNTNPNVAQFISGLKHIVIQKAFKLSEQANVEDDKSELLREVLPFSLNRASLVDAVEWIRSDDFPSLEDIAELAADIKSHIIDQSAAYYVAGFLVKVFLTKSVEGCTCQHLLQGDVNCVSGEHQYFTMLKAYHVPNKVFGNLTVPSQRVFAFVQELENNFLVVVEATAHLSSVCNVLYRYLSGVGEMEFCSVECRQRFVKMYCRIRLCWHVRFVNRNLDKVRFHSSVSGVQLEKVKG, from the exons ATGTCCACCTGTAGCGGCTCGTACGGCAGCTACTGTTGTGTACCGTGGTGCCAAAACAACGGAAGAACGCGAAAGAAGCTCGGAACCTGTTTTTTTCGCATCCCACAAGACGGCCG GTCGACGGCATGGATGACATACTCCCAAAGGGTCGACCTTATGGAAAAGCCAGCCAGCGTATTGTACAAGTCATACAGGATGTGCAGCGAGCATTTTACTGCACAAGATTTCATGGACCCAGGGCACACGCGGCTCACTAAAACAGCCGTACCTACAGTTTACTCAG GTGCTGTTAATGTGCCATCTGTCGGAGCTTTCGTTGCATCATTTCAAAACCCTGTCCCAGAAGACCATCTGGACGAGGCTGTAAGCATCACCTCCATATATCAAGACCCTGGTGTTCAAG GCTACGGCTATCCTGCAAATGAGGAACAAGCTGGCGAGGACGTCTTACAGGAGGCGTGCAAGAAAGGCTCCCTCATGACAACAAGCGGTGTTGCTGAAG GTGATGTGTCCAAGGTGTCCCCAAGTGCCAGCAGCTTTATCGATTCAGCTGCAAGCTCAGTAGGAGGCTTTCCTG TTGCTTGTAGCAGTACAGCAAGGGGCTCTCCGTCAAAAAAATTTAGGACGACCATCCAGAGACTACAGTCCAAGGTAGCAAGCTGCCGGCGGACCATCACACGGTTGCAGAAGAAGCAGAGCAAGCTACCGCCGTCCATTTCAAAGGCACTAAACATTATCCGTCCATGTGTGACAGAGGAGGTCTTTAAACTTCTCTGTACACACGTTCGCTTGCACCAGAGGGGCAAAGGCAAGCGCTTCCCTGTCTGGCTCAAGAAGTTTGCCTTGCATTTGAACTTTCGTGGACCACGAGCGTACCGTTTTTTGGCACCAATTTTCTGTCTGCCTACACAGCGGTCTCTGAGACGGTGGTTAAGTAACGTTCGAATGTCAGCAGGCGTGATTCCCGGAGTTATCGAGAGTATTTCAGCTAGCACTCACGCATGGAATGTGCGCGATCGAGTGTGCACCCTCATGTTTGATGAAATAGCTTTAAAAAAGAACTTGTCTTATGATGCAGGTCAGGATATTGTCCATGGATTTGTAGATGATGGCATTGAGCGGTCATCTAATATGGCCGACAGAGCCATGGTTGTGCTTCTGGCTGGTATTTCAAAGAGATGGGTACAGCCAGTCGCGTTTACAATAGGACACATATGGACATCAGCAAGCATTATGGATAAATTACTCTTCTCGATCATTGAGCAACTTAAAGCTGTCAGAATTACTGTCAAAGCTGTAATTTGTGACCAAGGTACTTCGAACGTTAGCCTTGCTCAGCAATTGGGCATCACTATTGAGAAACCGTTTTTTGAAGTTCTGGGCGAGCGAGTCTATTTTATTTTTGATGTTCCTCATCTCATCAAAACCACGCGGAACAATATCCAAGCACATGAGTTGCTCATTGGTAATGAGGTTGTGAATTGGTCGCATGTTGAGCACCTCTACAAATCCACTCATGAATTAAGATTACGACTGGCTCCCAAGCTAACGGAACGCCACATCTACCAGAAGCCATTTTCTAACATGAAAGTCAGCAGAGCAGTACAAGTACTCAGTTCTTCAGTAAGCATTGCAATTATGACATTGGTTTATGTAAATGAGCTTCCTTCTTCAGCTATAGCTACAGCGAATTTTTGTGAGCGTATGGATAAGCTCTTCGACGCACTCAATAGCTCCAGCCCCAAAAAATATTCTCAGAAGCTCAGGTATGCAATTAAAAAGGGTCAAAATGAACTAGTGAAATTTCTTCGAGAACAGCTTCTGTGGATTGCATCTTGGAAATTTTCTGCTAAACGTCAGCCCCACACAATCATTGGCTGGCAGATTACAATTCAAGCAGTCGTCCAACTTTGGGAAGATCTCTCTGAAAATTacaactttatttatttactgaCACGTCGGCTCCAGCAGGATCCGCTGGAAAACATGTTTGGCCACATTAGACAAAAGCAAGGATGCAATACAAACCCTAATGTTGCGCAATTCATTTCTGGTTTAAAGCATATTGTTATTCAGAAAGCCTTCAAACTCTCCGAACAGGCAAATGTAGAAGACGATAAATCTGAACTCCTTCGCGAAGTTTTGCCTTTTTCTCTCAATAGAGCATCTCTGGTTGATGCAGTCGAATGGATTAGGTCTGATGACTTTCCGTCCCTTGAAGACATTGCAGAACTCGCAGCAGACATAAAGTCCCACATAATCGATCAATCGGCTGCTTATTACGTGGCAGGCTTCTTGGTCAAAGTATTTCTTACTAAGTCTGTGGAAGGGTGCACTTGCCAACACCTGTTGCAAGGCGATGTAAACTGTGTGAGTGGTGAACACCAATATTTTACAATGCTGAAGGCTTATCACGTACCGAACAAAGTGTTTGGGAATCTGACTGTGCCATCACAAAGGGTATTTGCTTTTGTTCAAGAACTCGAAAACAACTTCCTTGTCGTGGTTGAAGCTACAGCACATCTCTCAAGTGTCTGCAATGTTTTGTATCGCTATCTGTCTGGTGTTGGGGAAATGGAATTTTGTTCTGTTGAATGTCGGCAGAGGTTTGTGAAAATGTATTGCCGGATACGTTTGTGTTGGCATGTCAGGTTTGTGAACCGTAATTTAGATAAAGTTAGATTTCACTCATCTGTTTCTGGCGTGCAGCTTGAAAAGGTTAAAGGTTAA
- the LOC119437561 gene encoding uncharacterized protein LOC119437561 isoform X1: MSTCSGSYGSYCCVPWCQNNGRTRKKLGTCFFRIPQDGRSTAWMTYSQRVDLMEKPASVLYKSYRMCSEHFTAQDFMDPGHTRLTKTAVPTVYSGAVNVPSVGAFVASFQNPVPEDHLDEAVSITSIYQDPGVQGYGYPANEEQAGEDVLQEACKKGSLMTTSGVAEGNLQMMSGCNTPVSELDATDSQVDMSGSSSTGAEHCAVHGDVSKVSPSASSFIDSAASSVGGFPVACSSTARGSPSKKFRTTIQRLQSKVASCRRTITRLQKKQSKLPPSISKALNIIRPCVTEEVFKLLCTHVRLHQRGKGKRFPVWLKKFALHLNFRGPRAYRFLAPIFCLPTQRSLRRWLSNVRMSAGVIPGVIESISASTHAWNVRDRVCTLMFDEIALKKNLSYDAGQDIVHGFVDDGIERSSNMADRAMVVLLAGISKRWVQPVAFTIGHIWTSASIMDKLLFSIIEQLKAVRITVKAVICDQGTSNVSLAQQLGITIEKPFFEVLGERVYFIFDVPHLIKTTRNNIQAHELLIGNEVVNWSHVEHLYKSTHELRLRLAPKLTERHIYQKPFSNMKVSRAVQVLSSSVSIAIMTLVYVNELPSSAIATANFCERMDKLFDALNSSSPKKYSQKLRYAIKKGQNELVKFLREQLLWIASWKFSAKRQPHTIIGWQITIQAVVQLWEDLSENYNFIYLLTRRLQQDPLENMFGHIRQKQGCNTNPNVAQFISGLKHIVIQKAFKLSEQANVEDDKSELLREVLPFSLNRASLVDAVEWIRSDDFPSLEDIAELAADIKSHIIDQSAAYYVAGFLVKVFLTKSVEGCTCQHLLQGDVNCVSGEHQYFTMLKAYHVPNKVFGNLTVPSQRVFAFVQELENNFLVVVEATAHLSSVCNVLYRYLSGVGEMEFCSVECRQRFVKMYCRIRLCWHVRFVNRNLDKVRFHSSVSGVQLEKVKG; this comes from the exons ATGTCCACCTGTAGCGGCTCGTACGGCAGCTACTGTTGTGTACCGTGGTGCCAAAACAACGGAAGAACGCGAAAGAAGCTCGGAACCTGTTTTTTTCGCATCCCACAAGACGGCCG GTCGACGGCATGGATGACATACTCCCAAAGGGTCGACCTTATGGAAAAGCCAGCCAGCGTATTGTACAAGTCATACAGGATGTGCAGCGAGCATTTTACTGCACAAGATTTCATGGACCCAGGGCACACGCGGCTCACTAAAACAGCCGTACCTACAGTTTACTCAG GTGCTGTTAATGTGCCATCTGTCGGAGCTTTCGTTGCATCATTTCAAAACCCTGTCCCAGAAGACCATCTGGACGAGGCTGTAAGCATCACCTCCATATATCAAGACCCTGGTGTTCAAG GCTACGGCTATCCTGCAAATGAGGAACAAGCTGGCGAGGACGTCTTACAGGAGGCGTGCAAGAAAGGCTCCCTCATGACAACAAGCGGTGTTGCTGAAG GAAACCTACAAATGATGTCTGGCTGCAATACCCCCGTGAGCGAGCTAGATGCAACAGACTCCCAAGTGGACATGTCCGGCAGCAGTTCCACCGGGGCGGAGCATTGTGCTGTTCATG GTGATGTGTCCAAGGTGTCCCCAAGTGCCAGCAGCTTTATCGATTCAGCTGCAAGCTCAGTAGGAGGCTTTCCTG TTGCTTGTAGCAGTACAGCAAGGGGCTCTCCGTCAAAAAAATTTAGGACGACCATCCAGAGACTACAGTCCAAGGTAGCAAGCTGCCGGCGGACCATCACACGGTTGCAGAAGAAGCAGAGCAAGCTACCGCCGTCCATTTCAAAGGCACTAAACATTATCCGTCCATGTGTGACAGAGGAGGTCTTTAAACTTCTCTGTACACACGTTCGCTTGCACCAGAGGGGCAAAGGCAAGCGCTTCCCTGTCTGGCTCAAGAAGTTTGCCTTGCATTTGAACTTTCGTGGACCACGAGCGTACCGTTTTTTGGCACCAATTTTCTGTCTGCCTACACAGCGGTCTCTGAGACGGTGGTTAAGTAACGTTCGAATGTCAGCAGGCGTGATTCCCGGAGTTATCGAGAGTATTTCAGCTAGCACTCACGCATGGAATGTGCGCGATCGAGTGTGCACCCTCATGTTTGATGAAATAGCTTTAAAAAAGAACTTGTCTTATGATGCAGGTCAGGATATTGTCCATGGATTTGTAGATGATGGCATTGAGCGGTCATCTAATATGGCCGACAGAGCCATGGTTGTGCTTCTGGCTGGTATTTCAAAGAGATGGGTACAGCCAGTCGCGTTTACAATAGGACACATATGGACATCAGCAAGCATTATGGATAAATTACTCTTCTCGATCATTGAGCAACTTAAAGCTGTCAGAATTACTGTCAAAGCTGTAATTTGTGACCAAGGTACTTCGAACGTTAGCCTTGCTCAGCAATTGGGCATCACTATTGAGAAACCGTTTTTTGAAGTTCTGGGCGAGCGAGTCTATTTTATTTTTGATGTTCCTCATCTCATCAAAACCACGCGGAACAATATCCAAGCACATGAGTTGCTCATTGGTAATGAGGTTGTGAATTGGTCGCATGTTGAGCACCTCTACAAATCCACTCATGAATTAAGATTACGACTGGCTCCCAAGCTAACGGAACGCCACATCTACCAGAAGCCATTTTCTAACATGAAAGTCAGCAGAGCAGTACAAGTACTCAGTTCTTCAGTAAGCATTGCAATTATGACATTGGTTTATGTAAATGAGCTTCCTTCTTCAGCTATAGCTACAGCGAATTTTTGTGAGCGTATGGATAAGCTCTTCGACGCACTCAATAGCTCCAGCCCCAAAAAATATTCTCAGAAGCTCAGGTATGCAATTAAAAAGGGTCAAAATGAACTAGTGAAATTTCTTCGAGAACAGCTTCTGTGGATTGCATCTTGGAAATTTTCTGCTAAACGTCAGCCCCACACAATCATTGGCTGGCAGATTACAATTCAAGCAGTCGTCCAACTTTGGGAAGATCTCTCTGAAAATTacaactttatttatttactgaCACGTCGGCTCCAGCAGGATCCGCTGGAAAACATGTTTGGCCACATTAGACAAAAGCAAGGATGCAATACAAACCCTAATGTTGCGCAATTCATTTCTGGTTTAAAGCATATTGTTATTCAGAAAGCCTTCAAACTCTCCGAACAGGCAAATGTAGAAGACGATAAATCTGAACTCCTTCGCGAAGTTTTGCCTTTTTCTCTCAATAGAGCATCTCTGGTTGATGCAGTCGAATGGATTAGGTCTGATGACTTTCCGTCCCTTGAAGACATTGCAGAACTCGCAGCAGACATAAAGTCCCACATAATCGATCAATCGGCTGCTTATTACGTGGCAGGCTTCTTGGTCAAAGTATTTCTTACTAAGTCTGTGGAAGGGTGCACTTGCCAACACCTGTTGCAAGGCGATGTAAACTGTGTGAGTGGTGAACACCAATATTTTACAATGCTGAAGGCTTATCACGTACCGAACAAAGTGTTTGGGAATCTGACTGTGCCATCACAAAGGGTATTTGCTTTTGTTCAAGAACTCGAAAACAACTTCCTTGTCGTGGTTGAAGCTACAGCACATCTCTCAAGTGTCTGCAATGTTTTGTATCGCTATCTGTCTGGTGTTGGGGAAATGGAATTTTGTTCTGTTGAATGTCGGCAGAGGTTTGTGAAAATGTATTGCCGGATACGTTTGTGTTGGCATGTCAGGTTTGTGAACCGTAATTTAGATAAAGTTAGATTTCACTCATCTGTTTCTGGCGTGCAGCTTGAAAAGGTTAAAGGTTAA